The genome window AAACCTCCCACATCTATAAAAATCGGAAATTTCCCTAATATGGACCAACAAGAACATACCAGTGTACAGTTCTTTTAGAACCATATTTGAGTTCTCAGTAGaggtatatttttaataacGTCTATAATAAGCGTGATATACGATACTTCGTCTATCACGCTTTCGTTTCTCTCAATTTTTTAATTGTTAAGAGTGGCATAGCGCACACACTAGGTCTTGTAAatctttacagatgatttaagcagcgtctCTGATCGACAGCGGCGCATGTGGCTATATAACCCGATTCGTGATCGGCATAACCTACCACATCTGTCACAAGAAAACTGGAATGAATGAACTAGAGTGGCATAGAAACTTCAGCAAtaccatgtgctctgcctacccctcttgGGAATTATAAACATGGAAATTTATTCCAGTTAAACCACAAAGAACAATGGGAGCTATCGACAATTAGTTGTGAAATAAATTTGGCAATAGATACTAGTACTTTTTTCCTTCTTATGTACCTATAATTATTTTCTCAATTGTTTATAATTGCAAAACAATCAAATTACTTACGCACTCAAATGACCGCGAAATCTTTGCAATATACATACGCATCTGAACATTTGACACTGACATGGTTTTAGTAACGGTAAGTACTAATTTCTGAAAAAACTTAGAGTTTAGTTAGCTTTTTaatgaatatttaaattagTTCAAATGtaattacaattaaattaaactgaCGATATTTTATTGGTACACGAGTTTTATCCCTAACAGGGACCTTTAAGAGACAAATAAACGCCTTAACACCTCTCTAGTGAATGCAATCGTAAATACCGACGTGGGCTAAGGCCAAACTTGAACAAATTCGAAATTCCGCTAGATCTGTTGACAGCCATTACGTCGCCCGCTAAGTAGACAAGGCACGCGTTAATGCACCTAATGTTTACTTATTTCGTACAGTGCTAACCTATTGTGCAACTAGAAATGCAAGGAGGTGGTCGCTGACACTTACTATAAATAGACAAATTGTCAGGATGTATCGGTACCAGTTGAGACACACTCGTCTTCCCTCCAACTACCATTGACAAGATGAAGTCCATCGTAAGTGTCAAGTGATTCGCATGGATTTTTTGTGCCAGTGATATAATGCAGCAAACAATACGCGTTCAGTTCCGTGATTGCTGATAAAATAGCAAAAAGTTTTAAGTGTTAGTGACTTCCGTCGACTAAAGCCTTGTGTTTTTCCAGATTTTGGTGTCTATGCTGGTCGCGGTGGCGTTCTGCGCGCCCCAGGGCCCGACGGAGCCCGTCCCGATAGTGCGCCAGGACAGCCAGGTGAACGGAGACGGCTCATACTCGTACTCTTTCGAGACCGGCAACGGGATCAGCGCTGACCAGAAAGGCGATCTGAAGAAGGTCGGCGACGTCGAGGCTCTGGAGGTGCAGGGCCAGTTCCAGTACCCGGGAGACAACGGAAACATTCAGCTGACGTACACCGCTGACGAGAACGGGTACCAGCCCCAGGGCGCCCACCTGCCCACCGCGCCCCCGGTGCCCGAGGCCATCCAGCGCGCCCTGGCCTACATCGCCACCGCTCCCCCACAGCCTGAAAACCAACAATAACTTCGGGCCTGCACATAATACTCATAAATATTAGTTATTTCTCATTTTGTACTTTTATACAGACcataaatataccaaaaatttggaatttttaatcgttgtttgtttttatcctaaaattgttattttaactaTGAAACGGAGATCTTTCCAAAAAAATGCTAAGGTAAAAATATATATCCATCATGTTTATCTACAAACTTCTCCAATGAAATTGAATAGGTCAtcttaacaaatatttttttatggcgagcGCTAACGCCTTGGGCAAGGTCGCTCTAATCATTATGAGTTGACTGAAGATTGCTAGACCCTGCGAATTTAGTCTTCACGCTTTCGGTAGCCCGATCAGATTTCGTgtttcattaattattttaattttattgaaaaagccttttattaaaattcaaaaatattcGATTAGTTGTTGTTGTTTCGATTTTTGTACTAAATAGGTATAAGTAATATTATAATTCcgaaaaagagaaaaaaaacatacaccggaaaaattaaaaaaaaaatgtatgtttgTTTAGATGGCGCAACACCTCGTTGATGCTATtataatacttacttaataCAGGTAATAAAGAATCTCGGTCTAaatatttaacccttaaatgcatgaatttttcttttaacgatatattaatatatgtgatagacaatggttttctgactctcggaaaaataataaaaaaaatatttaagatcgatttttatactaaatcagtgttagaagttaaataggccaaatcttgtttatataaatatatcgtaattggtaagttttatttttaaaaaatgactactattagaaaggtacactatttgtggaacctctatgataaaatgtttaaacataaactaattactaactccgaaaaaatcagcctaaatcacatactaaaaatcgccatcgtcctgttttttcacacttttccgccatttcatcttaatccttaaataataaatagtaaatcattatattattgaatgtatttaattgtttattaaataataataaataatgaataataattaagcaataaatgtgattttggatagctacatatcgagccacgggccatcaaatatatgatgcatatatacatcaccatgcatttaagggttaaacctTGTGTCGACAGGTGGCAGTGACAGATACGcataacttataacaccccatcgtttttgcgtcggtggttaacAAAATGATTTGCACAATTTTTTAAGGTAGTGCGGCCTAGCTCCTCTTCATTTAATTCCTGCCACCCTGGCAAAGAATGGACCAATAATTTCACAGTACATATGGTGCTTTTCTCCACCCTAGTTtaagtagtaggtacctacatttctTGTCGTGTCGAAACTTTAAAGGTACTTCATAGGTACTGTAAAACTTCGTATGATACACAACCGAAGAGGGAATTCGAACGACCGGCCATAAATCAAAACACGACTGAATAGTATTTTAAATGGGAACGAGTTccccttttccgcacttgtatcgaagtGTACTATTATGGGGTCTACCTACATA of Leguminivora glycinivorella isolate SPB_JAAS2020 chromosome 5, LegGlyc_1.1, whole genome shotgun sequence contains these proteins:
- the LOC125226410 gene encoding endocuticle structural glycoprotein SgAbd-8-like; the encoded protein is MKSIILVSMLVAVAFCAPQGPTEPVPIVRQDSQVNGDGSYSYSFETGNGISADQKGDLKKVGDVEALEVQGQFQYPGDNGNIQLTYTADENGYQPQGAHLPTAPPVPEAIQRALAYIATAPPQPENQQ